The Populus alba chromosome 4, ASM523922v2, whole genome shotgun sequence genome contains a region encoding:
- the LOC118030404 gene encoding uncharacterized protein, which yields MNPKKVAHNNFFSSLRQVEKRLKLENPTTVETNCEESLSTPLYLHTDQEPINNNSLTSSNEESSEPPLAFLSPSLQSSPKTSHFYPKIIKESKTNDIDDIQHLIQLLGLSGIRERNPGHQEEDDVNERVCVGVGVGGGDCCGCEGGFFEKIVGVKGPKCEKEVERLEGWIRYFLGDGGEESREPLMLAFLLLGKAAYELEGADGGGLDFPSTIEEFLKLDPPEE from the exons ATGAATCCCAAGAAAGTGGCGCACAACAACTTCTTCTCCTCTCTGAGAcag GTTGAGAAAAGGTTGAAGCTTGAAAACCCAACAACAGTGGAAACTAACTGCGAAGAATCTCTGAGCACACCATTATATCTCCACACAGACCAAGAACCCATTAACAACAACAGCTTGACATCTTCTAATGAAGAAAGCAGTGAACCCCCACTAGCATTTCTCTCACCTTCTTTACAGTCATCTCCAAAAACCTCCCATTTTTACCCCAAAATCATCAAAGAATCCAAAACCAATGACATTGATGATATTCAACACTTAATTCAGCTTTTGGGTTTATCAGGTATTAGAGAGAGAAACCCAGGACACCAAGAAGAAGACGATGTCAATGAGAGGGTTTgtgttggtgttggtgttggtgGTGGCGATTGTTGTGGATGTGAAGGTGGGTTTTTTGAAAAGATTGTTGGAGTTAAAGGGCCTAAGTGTGAGAAGGAAGTGGAGAGATTGGAGGGGTGGATTAGGTACTTTTTAGGTGATGGTGGAGAGGAGAGTAGGGAGCCTTTGATGTTGGCTTTTTTGCTTTTGGGTAAGGCTGCGTATGAATTAGAGGGTGCTGATGGCGGCGGCTTGGATTTCCCTTCTACTATTGAAGAGTTTTTGAAGCTTGATCCACCAGAAGAATAA
- the LOC118030403 gene encoding uncharacterized protein has protein sequence MASQNVFVLHTFIFCSVLLAAAQSAEPSLEAEVEALKAFKNAIKHDPSGALADWSEASHHCNWTGVACGHSLNQVIEISLGGMQLQGEIYPFIGNISGLQVLDLTSNSFTGHIPPQLGLCSQLIELVLYDNSFSGPIPVELGNLKNLQSLDLGGNYLNGSIPESLCDCTSLLQCGVIFNNLTGPIPEKIGNLVNLQLFVAYGNNLIGSIPVSIGRLQALQALDLSQNHLSGMIPREIGKLSNLEFLLLFENSLAGNIPSELGRCEKLVELELYRNQLSGVIPPELGNLIFLEKLRLSQNRLNSTIPLSLFQLKSLTNLGLSNNMLTGRIAPEVGSLRSLLVLTLHSNNFTGEIPASITNLSNLTYLSLGLNFLTGEIPSNIGMLSNLKNLSLSTNLLEGSIPATITNCTQLLYIDLAFNRITGKLPQGLGQLHNLTRLSLGTNQMSGEIPEDLYNCSNLVILSLGENNFSGMLKPGIGKLYNLQILKYGFNSLVGPIPPEIGNLTQLFFLVLSGNSFSGHIPPELSRLTLLQGLGLNSNALEGPIPENIFELTRLTVLRLELNRFTGPIPTSISKLEMLSALDLHGNGLNGSIPTSMEHLVRLMSLDLSHNHLTGSIPGSVMGKMKSMQIFLNLSYNLLDGNIPQELGMLEAVQAIDLSNNNLSGIIPKTLGGCRNLFSLDLSGNKLSGSIPAEALVQMSMLSLVNLSRNDLNGQIPEKLAELKHLSALDLSRNQLEGIIPYSFGNLSSLKHLNLSFNHLEGRVPESGLFKNISSSSLAGNPALCGTKSLKSCSKKNSHTFSKKTVLILLAIGVVSIILVLSVVIPLFLQRAKKNKTRSTENTEPEFTSALKLIRYDRNEIENATSFFSEENIIGASSLSTVYKGQLEDGMTIAVKQLNVQKFSAESDKCFYREIKTLSQLRHRNLVKVLGYAWESPKLKVLVLEYMQNGSLESIIHNPQVDQSWGTLSERINVCVSIASALEYLHSGYDFPIVHCDLKPSNVLLDGDWVAHVSDFGTARILGVHLQDGNSLSSASAFEGTIGYMAPEFAYMRRVTPKVDVFSFGVVVMEVLVKRRPTGLTDKDGLPISLRQLVERALANGIDGLLQVLDPVIAKNLAKEEEALEQLFQIAFSCTNPNPEDRPDMKEVLSCLQKISAR, from the exons ATGGCGTctcaaaatgtttttgttttacacACTTTCATCTTTTGTTCTGTTCTGCTTGCTGCTGCTCAATCTGCAGAACCAAGCTTGGAAGCTGAAGTTGAGGCCTTGAAGGCCTTCAAGAACGCCATCAAGCACGACCCTTCAGGAGCACTTGCAGACTGGAGTGAAGCAAGCCATCACTGCAACTGGACCGGAGTTGCCTGCGGCCATTCCTTGAATCAAGTCATTGAGATTTCTCTCGGTGGGATGCAGCTCCAAGGCGAGATATATCCGTTTATCGGCAACATTTCAGGCCTCCAGGTTCTTGATTTAACTTCAAATTCTTTCACAGGGCACATTCCACCTCAGCTGGGACTTTGCTCGCAGCTGATAGAACTTGTTCTTTATGACAATTCCTTTTCGGGTCCTATTCCAGTAGAATTAGGAAACCTTAAGAATCTGCAGTCTCTAGATTTAGGTGGCAATTATTTGAATGGAAGCATTCCTGAGAGCCTCTGTGACTGCACCTCCCTGCTACAGTGTGGTGTGATTTTCAACAATCTGACAGGCCCAATACCAGAAAAAATAGGAAACTTGGTTAACCTGCAACTCTTTGTAGCTTATGGGAACAACTTGATTGGTTCAATACCTGTTTCCATCGGAAGGTTGCAAGCATTGCAAGCTTTAGACCTGAGTCAAAACCACTTGTCCGGGATGATACCTCGAGAAATAGGGAAGTTGTCAAACTTAGAATTTCTTCTCTTGTTTGAGAATTCGCTTGCTGGGAACATCCCTTCTGAACTAGGCCGCTGTGAGAAGCTGGTTGAACTTGAATTGTATCGCAATCAGTTGAGTGGAGTCATCCCTCCAGAGCTTGGAAATTTGATCTTTTTGGAGAAACTGAGACTCTCCCAAAATAGGCTAAACTCAACCATTCCACTGTCCTTGTTCCAGTTGAAATCGTTGACCAATTTAGGACTCTCAAATAATATGTTAACTGGAAGAATAGCTCCTGAAGTAGGATCTTTGAGGTCATTGCTGGTGCTGACTCTGCATTCAAACAATTTCACTGGGGAAATTCCTGCCTCCATAACAAACCTGTCAAATTTAACGTACTTGTCTTTAGGCTTGAATTTCCTCACGGGAGAGATTCCTTCGAATATCGGAATGCTTTCTAATCTGAAGAACCTTAGCCTATCCACCAACCTCCTGGAGGGATCCATACCCGCAACCATCACCAATTGCACCCAGCTTTTGTATATAGATCTAGCTTTTAACAGAATAACAGGGAAACTTCCACAGGGCCTGGGACAGTTGCACAATCTAACAAGGCTATCCCTTGGGACAAATCAAATGTCAGGGGAAATACCAGAAGACCTTTATAATTGCTCCAATCTTGTAATCCTAAGTTTGGGAGAGAACAATTTTAGTGGAATGCTAAAACCAGGCATTGGCAAACTCTACAATCTCCAGATTTTGAAATATGGCTTCAATTCACTTGTAGGGCCAATCCCACCAGAAATTGGAAATTTGactcaacttttctttttagtacTTTCTGGAAATAGCTTTTCAGGCCATATTCCACCGGAGTTATCCAGGCTTACTCTACTCCAGGGGCTTGGCCTTAATAGCAATGCTTTAGAAGGTCCAATACCTGAGAACATTTTTGAACTGACACGTCTAACTGTTCTCCGGCTGGAGCTCAACAGGTTCACGGGTCCAATTCCTACTTCTATCTCAAAACTGGAAATGCTTTCGGCCTTGGACCTCCATGGAAACGGACTTAATGGGTCTATTCCAACGAGTATGGAACATCTCGTTCGACTAATGTCTCTTGATCTCTCTCACAACCATCTTACAGGGTCGATCCCTGGATCTGTGATGGGAAAGATGAAGAGCATgcaaatatttctaaatttgtCATACAATCTCTTAGATGGTAACATTCCACAAGAGCTTGGAATGTTGGAAGCAGTACAGGCCATTGATCTTTCAAACAACAATCTTTCAGGAATCATTCCTAAAACACTTGGAGGCTGCAGAAATTTGTTCTCTCTTGATCTTTCAGGAAACAAGCTCTCTGGCTCGATTCCAGCTGAAGCTTTGGTTCAAATGAGCATGCTTTCTCTCGTTAACCTTTCCAGGAATGATTTGAATGGTCAGATTCCAGAAAAGTTGGCAGAACTGAAGCATCTAAGCGCCCTGGACCTTTCTAGAAATCAGTTGGAGGGCATAATTCCTTACAGCTTTGGAAATCTTTCGAGCTTGAAGCATCTTAACCTGTCTTTCAATCATCTTGAAGGCCGCGTTCCCGAGTCTGGTTTATTCAAAAACATCAGCTCATCTAGTTTGGCTGGAAATCCTGCTCTCTGTGGAACCAAATCTTTGAAGTCCTGCAGCAAGAAGAATTCACATACCTTTTCCAAGAAGACGGTATTGATCCTCCTTGCAATTGGAGTGGTGTCCATAATTTTAGTTCTTTCCGTGGTGATTCCATTATTCCTCCAACGTgccaaaaagaataaaacaagaaGTACCGAGAATACGGAGCCAGAGTTCACTTCAGCACTGAAACTCATTAGGTATGACAGGAACGAAATAGAAAATGCTACAAGTTTCTTCAGTGAAGAAAACATAATCGGAGCCAGCAGTTTGAGCACTGTATACAAGGGTCAATTGGAAGATGGCATGACCATAGCTGTTAAGCAACTGAATGTTCAGAAGTTCTCTGCAGAATCTGACAAGTGCTTCTACAGAGAAATCAAAACGTTGAGCCAACTCAGGCATAGGAATCTGGTTAAGGTACTTGGCTATGCCTGGGAGAGTCCTAAACTGAAGGTTTTAGTTTTGGAATACATGCAGAATGGGAGCTTGGAGAGCATCATACATAACCCTCAGGTTGATCAGTCATGGGGGACACTGTCTGAGAGAATCAATGTTTGTGTTTCCATTGCAAGTGCTCTAGAGTACTTGCATTCTGGCTATGACTTTCCAATCGTACACTGTGACTTGAAGCCCTCTAACGTGCTGTTGGATGGTGATTGGGTGGCCCATGTCAGCGACTTTGGAACAGCTCGAATTCTGGGCGTTCACCTGCAGGACGGGAACAGTCTCTCCTCAGCATCAGCCTTTGAAGGCACCATTGGCTATATGGCACCAG AGTTTGCGTACATGAGGAGAGTGACGCCTAAAGTAGATGTCTTCAGCTTTGGGGTTGTAGTCATGGAGGTCCTCGTGAAACGGAGGCCAACAGGACTCACAGACAAGGATGGATTGCCAATCAGCTTGCGTCAACTAGTCGAGAGGGCCCTCGCCAATGGCATCGATGGACTTCTTCAAGTACTGGACCCAGTGATTGCTAAGAATCTCGCCAAGGAGGAAGAAGCATTAGAGCAGCTCTTTCAAATAGCCTTTTCTTGCACCAATCCAAATCCTGAAGATAGACCTGACATGAAAGAGGTGCTGTCTTGCCTTCAGAAGATAAGTGCAAGATAA